One stretch of Bacillota bacterium DNA includes these proteins:
- a CDS encoding type II toxin-antitoxin system prevent-host-death family antitoxin, whose translation MLKTMSASEVKTKFGTFIKYAQKEEIIIEKNGVPLLRVTPIRRSKKEIIDDLFDWGVTGLKDEHVLSGMLEKYYGK comes from the coding sequence ATGTTGAAAACAATGTCTGCCAGTGAAGTAAAAACCAAATTCGGAACTTTTATTAAATATGCTCAAAAAGAAGAAATAATTATTGAAAAAAATGGAGTGCCTTTACTTAGGGTTACACCTATAAGAAGGTCCAAAAAGGAAATCATTGATGACCTGTTTGATTGGGGCGTAACCGGACTAAAAGACGAACACGTATTAAGTGGAATGTTGGAGAAGTATTATGGGAAATAA
- the ilvB gene encoding biosynthetic-type acetolactate synthase large subunit gives MKLTGAEIVIECLKEQGVDTVFGFPGGAVLNIYDALYKAQGEIRHILTSHEQGASHAADGYARATGKVGVCIATSGPGATNLVTGIATAYMDSVPIVAFTGQVATSLLGKDSFQEVDITGITMPITKHNYIVKDVTKLAGIIREAFVIAKERRPGPVLIDICKDVTAAVAEYQPEDFSNRVKVHDVLSRKGITQKIKEEDIAIAAEMISKAEKPVILSGGGVSIAAADQEVLALAEKAKIPVTTTLMGLGSFPGTHELFMGLVGMHGARTTNMAISEADLFIAIGARFSDRVISNVKRFAPNAKIMHIDVDPAEIGKNVNVHYPLIGDIKKILQLIIQKVPEKGYSEWNRKIDQWKKEYPLKYTQDGTLKPQYVVERIYELTKGDAIITTEVGQNQLWAAQFYKYTRPRQFISSGGLGTMGYGLGACIGAQIGRPDKKVINIAGDGSFRMNCTELATAVEYKLPIIIAILNNRVLGMVRQWQELFYGGRYSCTTIDRGTDFVALAKAFGAEGINVTKPEEVDPALKTALNSKDRPVLINFEINKDEKVFPIVPPGAPIYELIEE, from the coding sequence ATGAAATTAACCGGAGCTGAAATAGTAATAGAGTGTTTAAAAGAACAGGGTGTTGATACTGTATTCGGCTTCCCCGGGGGAGCGGTATTAAATATATATGATGCGTTATACAAGGCACAGGGTGAAATAAGGCATATATTGACATCCCATGAACAGGGAGCATCTCATGCAGCGGACGGTTATGCCAGAGCAACGGGAAAGGTGGGTGTATGTATTGCTACATCGGGGCCGGGGGCTACAAACCTTGTTACTGGGATTGCAACAGCATACATGGATTCAGTACCGATAGTTGCATTTACCGGCCAGGTTGCTACCTCTTTGCTTGGCAAAGATTCTTTCCAGGAAGTAGATATTACCGGAATAACCATGCCTATAACAAAACATAACTATATAGTAAAAGATGTGACAAAACTTGCAGGAATAATCAGAGAGGCGTTTGTTATAGCAAAAGAACGAAGGCCGGGGCCTGTACTTATAGATATATGTAAAGATGTAACAGCAGCTGTTGCAGAATATCAACCCGAAGATTTTAGTAATAGAGTTAAGGTACATGATGTTTTATCCAGGAAAGGTATAACTCAAAAAATAAAAGAGGAAGATATTGCCATTGCGGCTGAAATGATTAGCAAGGCCGAAAAACCCGTAATCTTGTCTGGTGGAGGTGTGTCAATTGCTGCGGCAGACCAGGAAGTTCTGGCTTTGGCTGAAAAGGCAAAAATACCGGTAACTACGACACTTATGGGCCTGGGATCTTTCCCGGGGACTCATGAACTTTTTATGGGTTTGGTGGGCATGCATGGAGCACGGACCACTAATATGGCTATTTCCGAGGCAGATTTGTTTATTGCTATTGGTGCCAGGTTCAGTGACAGAGTAATAAGCAATGTAAAAAGATTTGCACCTAATGCAAAAATAATGCATATAGATGTAGACCCTGCAGAAATAGGGAAAAATGTTAATGTACATTACCCGTTAATTGGAGATATAAAAAAGATATTACAACTTATAATCCAAAAAGTACCTGAAAAGGGGTATTCCGAGTGGAACAGGAAAATTGACCAATGGAAAAAAGAGTACCCTTTAAAGTATACACAGGATGGCACTTTAAAACCTCAATATGTAGTGGAAAGGATATATGAACTAACAAAAGGTGATGCAATTATTACTACTGAAGTAGGTCAAAACCAGCTTTGGGCAGCACAATTTTATAAGTATACAAGGCCAAGGCAGTTTATTTCATCAGGTGGATTAGGTACAATGGGATATGGCCTGGGGGCATGTATAGGAGCCCAGATAGGCAGACCGGATAAAAAAGTTATTAATATTGCCGGTGACGGCAGCTTTAGAATGAACTGCACCGAACTTGCAACGGCAGTCGAGTATAAACTGCCTATTATAATAGCAATCCTGAATAACCGGGTGCTTGGGATGGTAAGACAGTGGCAGGAGCTTTTTTATGGAGGCAGGTATTCATGTACTACAATAGATAGGGGGACTGATTTTGTGGCCCTTGCAAAAGCCTTTGGCGCAGAGGGCATAAATGTTACGAAACCTGAGGAAGTAGACCCTGCATTAAAGACAGCACTGAACTCAAAAGACAGACCGGTATTAATAAATTTTGAAATTAATAAGGATGAAAAAGTATTTCCGATAGTCCCGCCGGGAGCACCAATATATGAGTTGATAGAGGAATAA
- the ilvD gene encoding dihydroxy-acid dehydratase — MRSDTIKKGIERAPHRSLFKAMGYTDEEIRRPLIGIANSKNDIIPGHTHLDKIAEAVKAGIRMAGGTPVEFGVIGVCDGIAMGHLGMKYSLATRELIADSCEAMALAHSFDGMVFIPNCDKIIPGMLMAAARINIPSVFVSGGPMLSIKRDGKYLDLNSVFEAIGAYKAGKMTEDEVRDCEEYACPGCGSCSGMFTANSMNCLTEALGMGLPGNGTIPAVYAERIRLAKLTGMKIMELIEKDIKPSDILVPEAFKNALAVDMALGCSTNSVLHLLAISHEAGVKIDLDIINDISARVPNICKLSPAGPHHVQDLYAAGGVQAVMKELSKKGLLNIELITVTGRTVGENIEKACVLDREVIRSVDNPYSPTGGIAILKGNIAPDGAVVKRSAVAPEMLCHKGPAKVFDSEDDAINAIYNGRIVKGDVVIIRYEGPKGGPGMREMLGPTSAIAGMGLDKDVALITDGRFSGATRGASIGHVSPEAMEGGPIAVVKDGDIISINIPGGRLDVEIPDEELKKRMAEWKAPEPRITGGYLGRYAKLVSSASTGAVFKHKT; from the coding sequence ATGAGAAGCGATACAATTAAAAAAGGCATAGAGAGGGCTCCCCACAGATCTTTATTTAAGGCCATGGGATATACTGATGAAGAAATAAGGCGCCCCCTTATCGGTATAGCTAATTCCAAAAACGATATTATACCGGGACATACACACCTGGATAAAATTGCGGAGGCGGTAAAAGCAGGGATAAGAATGGCAGGGGGTACGCCTGTTGAGTTTGGTGTTATTGGGGTTTGTGATGGAATAGCCATGGGTCATTTGGGCATGAAATATTCTCTTGCTACCAGGGAGCTTATTGCGGATTCGTGCGAGGCAATGGCATTGGCACATAGTTTTGACGGCATGGTATTTATACCGAATTGCGATAAAATTATACCGGGTATGTTGATGGCGGCTGCAAGGATAAATATTCCCTCGGTATTTGTAAGCGGAGGACCTATGCTCTCTATAAAAAGGGATGGCAAGTACCTGGATTTAAATAGTGTATTTGAAGCTATCGGAGCTTACAAGGCTGGTAAAATGACAGAAGATGAAGTAAGGGATTGTGAAGAGTATGCGTGTCCCGGTTGTGGCTCATGCTCCGGAATGTTTACTGCCAATTCAATGAACTGCCTTACTGAGGCTCTTGGTATGGGACTTCCCGGTAATGGTACTATACCAGCGGTTTACGCGGAAAGAATAAGGCTTGCCAAGTTAACAGGGATGAAGATCATGGAGCTTATTGAAAAAGACATAAAACCATCGGATATACTTGTTCCTGAAGCTTTTAAAAATGCCCTTGCAGTAGACATGGCCTTGGGGTGTTCTACAAATTCAGTCCTACATCTTTTAGCTATTTCGCATGAAGCAGGGGTAAAGATAGACCTGGATATAATAAATGATATTAGCGCTAGGGTGCCAAATATATGTAAATTATCTCCCGCAGGGCCTCATCATGTACAAGACCTTTATGCGGCAGGAGGAGTACAGGCAGTAATGAAGGAATTATCCAAAAAAGGATTGTTAAATATTGAACTCATAACTGTGACCGGGAGAACGGTTGGCGAGAATATTGAAAAAGCCTGCGTTCTTGATAGGGAAGTAATCCGGAGTGTGGACAATCCTTATAGTCCTACTGGAGGAATAGCTATTCTAAAGGGTAACATTGCTCCTGATGGTGCTGTTGTCAAAAGGTCGGCGGTAGCTCCGGAAATGCTTTGCCATAAAGGGCCTGCAAAGGTGTTTGATTCGGAAGATGATGCTATAAATGCCATATATAATGGGAGAATAGTGAAAGGGGATGTAGTGATTATCCGTTATGAAGGGCCAAAAGGCGGACCCGGGATGAGGGAGATGCTAGGTCCCACATCTGCTATAGCAGGAATGGGTTTGGATAAAGATGTTGCCTTGATAACTGATGGGAGGTTTTCAGGGGCAACAAGAGGTGCTTCTATAGGGCATGTATCTCCTGAAGCAATGGAGGGCGGACCAATTGCAGTTGTAAAGGATGGAGATATCATAAGTATAAATATTCCTGGGGGAAGGTTGGATGTAGAAATACCGGATGAGGAGCTTAAAAAAAGAATGGCCGAATGGAAAGCCCCTGAACCGAGAATAACGGGAGGATACCTGGGAAGGTATGCAAAATTAGTGTCATCGGCAAGTACGGGAGCGGTTTTTAAGCATAAGACTTGA
- a CDS encoding CvpA family protein, with protein MNLSDIAVVAIILGFALVGLKTGFILSIFKIASYFISIWISLKFYPKVAELLMKTKLFENIKTSILDNLLKQKAELISQTGQQVKEAAVNTVIEKLPLPEFLKGNIINQVPEPGKLIDVNKVMEIISGELAKIIIYIISMVLLYLAVRIAIVIVKHLLEGITKLPVFKQLDKLGGFALGAVEGLLTVYIVFAILMLFNSVPSFRQIHDAIGTSTIAKFFYENNFIIDFMFPGKGI; from the coding sequence ATGAATTTAAGTGATATCGCGGTAGTTGCCATTATTTTGGGTTTCGCATTAGTGGGACTTAAAACAGGGTTTATTCTATCTATTTTTAAAATTGCCTCGTATTTTATTTCAATATGGATATCATTAAAATTTTACCCTAAGGTTGCAGAATTGCTAATGAAGACAAAATTATTCGAAAATATTAAAACATCAATACTTGATAATTTACTGAAGCAAAAAGCAGAACTTATATCCCAAACCGGTCAACAGGTAAAGGAGGCTGCCGTCAATACCGTTATTGAAAAGCTTCCTTTGCCCGAGTTTTTGAAAGGCAATATAATTAACCAGGTACCTGAGCCCGGAAAGCTTATAGATGTAAATAAAGTAATGGAAATAATAAGCGGAGAATTGGCAAAAATCATTATTTATATAATAAGCATGGTTTTGTTATATTTAGCAGTAAGAATTGCCATAGTTATTGTAAAACATTTGCTTGAGGGTATTACAAAACTCCCTGTGTTCAAACAGCTGGACAAATTGGGAGGTTTTGCACTTGGTGCGGTTGAAGGGTTGCTCACCGTGTATATTGTTTTTGCAATATTAATGCTTTTTAATTCTGTACCTTCCTTCAGGCAAATACATGATGCTATAGGAACTTCTACAATAGCCAAATTCTTTTACGAGAATAATTTTATTATAGACTTTATGTTCCCGGGCAAGGGGATATAG